Proteins encoded by one window of Dialister pneumosintes:
- a CDS encoding Na+/H+ antiporter NhaC family protein: MVHTVWAILPPIVTIILALTTKEVYMSLFTGIFFGTFMYSQYSILGSIATTFQIMNDKIGGNVYILMFMIILGIFVAAVNKSGASEAYGEWATKAIKGRRMAMFVTMLLGIIIFIDDYFNCLTVGTVMRPVTDKFHISRAKLAYLIDATAAPICILAPISSWAAAVSSSLPQGSGIDGFSLFLQTIPVNLYALFTLVFMVFLNWTGKDFSKMKQLEEKNINELVINKSVDDSATIPVGNGKIIDLLLPLIALIIACTFGIMYTGGILEGATIQESFANSEASRGLVIGSFMGLVFTFIFYIPRKILTFSEFCQCYVDGFKAMVPGMLILSLAWTLSGICSKDYLDLGGYVATLVSGSTTIATLLPVFFFLVAVGLSFATGTSWGTFGILIPIIVAITGESNIALLTITVAAVLSGAVAGDHLSPISDTTIMSSTGAQCNHLDHVATQLPYGLIIITCSVIGYVVAGITSVGLMGTLAGFISLLIVMVIIYQYKLF; the protein is encoded by the coding sequence ATGGTACATACCGTTTGGGCAATTTTGCCGCCAATTGTAACAATTATTTTGGCATTGACTACTAAGGAAGTATATATGTCTTTATTTACCGGGATATTTTTTGGTACATTCATGTATTCTCAATATAGTATTTTGGGGAGCATTGCTACTACTTTTCAAATTATGAATGATAAGATTGGCGGAAATGTTTATATTTTAATGTTCATGATTATACTTGGAATTTTTGTTGCTGCTGTTAATAAATCCGGCGCATCTGAAGCTTATGGAGAATGGGCGACTAAAGCTATTAAAGGGAGACGCATGGCTATGTTTGTAACTATGCTTTTAGGTATTATTATATTTATTGACGATTACTTTAACTGTCTTACGGTAGGTACGGTTATGCGTCCCGTAACGGATAAATTTCACATTAGTCGTGCAAAATTAGCATACTTGATTGATGCTACGGCTGCACCGATATGTATTCTTGCACCTATTTCCAGTTGGGCGGCGGCAGTATCATCTTCACTTCCTCAAGGCAGTGGTATCGATGGGTTTTCTTTATTTTTACAAACAATCCCAGTTAATTTATATGCATTGTTTACTTTAGTGTTTATGGTTTTCTTAAATTGGACAGGCAAAGACTTTTCCAAAATGAAACAATTAGAAGAGAAAAATATTAATGAACTGGTAATTAATAAAAGCGTAGATGACTCGGCAACTATCCCTGTGGGCAATGGCAAAATTATTGATTTGTTACTCCCTTTAATAGCACTTATTATTGCTTGTACCTTTGGAATTATGTATACAGGAGGAATTTTAGAAGGTGCAACTATACAAGAGTCTTTTGCAAACTCAGAGGCTTCTCGTGGGTTAGTTATTGGTTCTTTTATGGGCTTGGTATTTACTTTTATTTTTTATATACCAAGAAAGATACTTACTTTTAGTGAATTTTGCCAATGTTATGTAGATGGATTTAAAGCAATGGTTCCGGGGATGCTTATTCTTAGCTTAGCATGGACTTTATCCGGTATTTGTAGTAAAGATTATCTTGATCTTGGTGGGTATGTAGCAACTTTAGTGAGTGGTAGTACGACAATTGCGACTTTACTTCCTGTATTCTTTTTCTTAGTAGCTGTTGGGCTATCTTTTGCGACCGGCACTTCTTGGGGAACTTTTGGAATCTTAATTCCTATTATTGTTGCTATTACCGGGGAATCTAATATAGCGTTGTTGACGATTACTGTAGCTGCTGTATTGTCAGGAGCCGTTGCAGGAGATCATTTGTCTCCTATTTCAGATACTACTATCATGTCTTCCACCGGAGCACAATGTAATCACTTAGATCATGTTGCAACACAATTACCTTATGGTTTAATTATTATTACTTGTTCTGTTATTGGTTATGTAGTTGCCGGTATAACTTCTGTTGGGTTAATGGGAACACTGGCAGGTTTTATAAGTCTGCTTATTGTAATGGTTATTATTTATCAATATAAACTTTTTTAA
- a CDS encoding GNAT family N-acetyltransferase, giving the protein MIRIKVFMEEQGFKNEFDDIDNRAIHIVLYKEGKPVGTCRVFWDAEMQAYLIGRVAVLKNARGNHYGTELLKEAEQVVVDKGESVLCLAAQITTTPFYESLGYKAYGEAFFDEHCPHIWMKKKLS; this is encoded by the coding sequence ATGATTAGAATAAAAGTATTTATGGAAGAGCAGGGGTTTAAAAATGAATTTGATGATATAGATAATCGAGCTATCCATATTGTTTTATACAAAGAGGGAAAGCCGGTAGGTACTTGTCGTGTATTTTGGGATGCAGAGATGCAAGCGTATCTTATTGGACGTGTAGCGGTGTTAAAAAATGCTAGAGGCAATCATTACGGAACAGAATTACTTAAAGAAGCTGAACAAGTAGTTGTAGATAAAGGCGAAAGTGTATTATGTTTAGCAGCACAAATAACGACAACTCCTTTTTATGAATCATTAGGTTATAAAGCTTATGGAGAAGCTTTTTTTGATGAGCATTGCCCACATATATGGATGAAGAAAAAACTAAGTTGA
- a CDS encoding alanine/glycine:cation symporter family protein yields the protein MDSIFYFIDLVVSIIGPVSDFFWEFPTNFEWYSSIPVLGEFSFSTFILVGSGIYFTFKLRFIQVAWFKKGVKILARKYEGNTGISPLTAFLLSSGIRIGPGNILGVTGAIAVGGPGALFWMWVSAFFGMATSYVESTLAQIFKERRGNEFIGGLPYYAKTLCNNKAWVGVIASSAYIMYSLCGIPVDSFNTVTGIASLTRIITGTDFSVQSDVYYYIAAVVIFLVALMAFGGIKRVTKACDIVVPIMTSIYILTVISLILYNYENVPYFFHVVFEGAFTPDAMFGGALGITLVQGVKRGLMSNEAGQGTITMAAGVAGAKHPCEQGLVGAVGVFLDTHIICTMTAFIIIMAHRYMIDPQGWEAAETYSRFLMSISSMTPGFLETVISFLLSLCFSMFAYTCVIGMVTFSEISARRISDNPIFVTAIRILCIFVSAFGILSSIAGYDLSRMWAFEDLGNIVIVYVNILMLHIGFKYVKLATKHFERYGNVNFISRDVIGIDTPYWRKGSDIE from the coding sequence ATGGACAGTATTTTTTATTTTATCGATTTGGTGGTTTCGATCATTGGTCCAGTTTCTGATTTCTTTTGGGAATTTCCGACTAATTTTGAATGGTATAGTTCCATTCCCGTTTTAGGAGAATTTTCTTTTTCTACATTTATTTTAGTAGGGTCCGGTATTTACTTCACATTTAAATTACGTTTTATTCAAGTTGCTTGGTTTAAGAAAGGCGTAAAAATTTTAGCAAGAAAATATGAAGGTAATACGGGAATTTCTCCTTTGACCGCCTTTCTTTTAAGCTCCGGAATTCGTATAGGACCGGGAAATATTTTAGGTGTAACAGGAGCTATTGCTGTCGGAGGCCCCGGTGCTTTATTTTGGATGTGGGTATCTGCATTTTTTGGAATGGCAACCTCCTATGTAGAAAGTACCTTGGCACAAATTTTTAAGGAACGCCGTGGTAATGAATTTATTGGAGGACTTCCTTATTATGCCAAGACTCTTTGTAATAATAAGGCTTGGGTCGGTGTTATTGCGTCTAGTGCATATATTATGTACAGCTTATGTGGGATTCCGGTAGACAGCTTTAATACTGTTACAGGGATTGCGTCTTTAACACGTATTATTACCGGTACAGATTTTTCAGTACAATCAGATGTTTATTATTACATTGCAGCTGTTGTTATTTTTTTAGTAGCATTAATGGCTTTTGGTGGCATTAAGCGAGTAACAAAAGCGTGTGATATTGTAGTTCCTATTATGACAAGCATATATATATTAACAGTTATTTCATTAATTTTGTACAATTATGAAAATGTTCCTTATTTCTTTCATGTGGTATTTGAAGGAGCATTTACACCGGATGCTATGTTTGGCGGGGCTTTAGGAATTACTTTAGTACAGGGCGTAAAACGTGGATTGATGTCTAATGAAGCGGGGCAGGGTACGATTACTATGGCTGCCGGTGTTGCAGGGGCTAAGCATCCTTGTGAACAGGGACTTGTTGGTGCTGTAGGTGTATTTTTAGATACACATATTATTTGTACGATGACTGCTTTTATTATTATCATGGCACATCGGTATATGATAGATCCGCAAGGATGGGAAGCGGCAGAAACATATTCTCGATTTTTAATGTCTATCAGTTCTATGACACCTGGTTTTTTAGAAACCGTTATCAGCTTTTTATTATCACTTTGTTTCTCTATGTTTGCTTATACTTGTGTTATAGGTATGGTCACATTTTCAGAAATTTCTGCAAGACGTATTAGTGATAATCCTATATTTGTAACGGCAATTAGAATTCTTTGCATTTTTGTTTCTGCGTTTGGGATTTTAAGTAGTATTGCAGGCTATGATTTAAGTCGTATGTGGGCATTTGAAGATTTAGGAAATATTGTAATTGTATATGTCAACATTCTAATGCTTCATATCGGATTTAAATATGTCAAACTTGCAACTAAGCATTTTGAGAGATATGGAAATGTTAACTTTATATCAAGAGATGTTATTGGTATAGATACCCCTTATTGGAGAAAAGGTTCTGATATAGAGTAA
- a CDS encoding site-specific integrase, protein MGLQINFTIRKKDNGYQLIGSYKVGRKWKQKSKQGFETKAKAKSYQREMMDKIESTISLTDDMDLLDMTFLEFALNVFLKDKISSLSETTIISYQRSIERVKLLHNIKVVDLSYLNIKKAIDDVRSRLSIGTTNLVIRILKSVIKHAMKYKLLTEDLTVHISQFPDKRTEKKLSLNDDLYIKLESSLNYKTDIDDMFILTAMKTGLRKSEIFGITWEDINFDESTISVNKQYHLHKFAPVKNKYGNRIIPIPSKLNNLFIYWKNIKQDIPNNSRVFMKASSTPKLNSKIKKHVGEKYSLHSLRHTYATRLLANNVDIKTVSALLGDTVETVINNYIHYTDDMRKNASVLIEKIL, encoded by the coding sequence ATGGGATTACAAATTAACTTTACAATAAGAAAAAAAGACAACGGATACCAATTAATAGGGTCTTATAAAGTAGGTAGAAAATGGAAGCAAAAAAGCAAACAAGGTTTTGAAACAAAAGCTAAAGCTAAATCTTATCAACGAGAAATGATGGATAAAATAGAATCTACCATATCATTAACAGATGATATGGATTTACTTGATATGACATTTCTTGAGTTTGCTTTAAATGTGTTTTTAAAAGATAAAATATCCTCTTTATCTGAGACAACAATAATCTCTTATCAAAGATCTATTGAACGAGTTAAATTATTACACAACATTAAAGTAGTTGATTTGTCTTATCTCAATATAAAAAAAGCTATTGATGATGTAAGAAGTAGATTATCTATAGGAACTACTAATTTAGTTATTAGAATATTAAAATCAGTAATTAAGCATGCAATGAAATATAAACTACTAACCGAAGATTTAACAGTTCATATTTCACAATTCCCCGATAAACGAACAGAAAAGAAATTATCTCTTAATGATGATTTATATATTAAATTAGAATCTTCGCTTAATTATAAGACGGATATTGATGATATGTTTATATTAACTGCAATGAAAACGGGATTAAGAAAAAGTGAAATATTTGGAATTACATGGGAAGATATTAATTTTGACGAATCAACTATATCAGTTAATAAACAATATCATCTGCATAAGTTTGCTCCTGTAAAAAATAAATATGGAAATAGAATTATTCCTATTCCGTCAAAACTAAATAATTTATTTATATACTGGAAGAATATCAAACAAGATATACCTAATAACTCTAGGGTATTTATGAAAGCATCTAGCACCCCAAAATTAAATTCCAAAATAAAAAAACACGTTGGAGAAAAATATTCCCTCCATTCGTTAAGACACACTTATGCAACTAGGCTACTTGCTAACAATGTAGATATAAAAACAGTATCCGCTTTATTAGGAGACACTGTAGAAACTGTAATTAACAACTATATTCACTACACTGATGATATGCGAAAAAATGCATCAGTATTAATAGAAAAAATATTATAA
- the rpoD gene encoding RNA polymerase sigma factor RpoD: MSAKLTKIAQWIEELMETETVDGIPHTSVISLVKEKNISAKDLDVLYEELHKRQITLVFSDNDEESTEEVNFTAEEDSTDTLETDVEEKDWHKESVADFTAVGTGITDPVRLYLRECGATPLLTAEQEMELAKIIEQGKSVTATSEELEAASFAKQKMASANLRLVVSIAKKYPGRNMPFLDLIQEGNIGLMKAVEKFDYTKGYKFSTYATWWIRQAITRSIADQARTIRVPVHMVETINRMNRIARKLLQENGREASDEEIAKEMGIDVSKVHEAKKAAQDPISLETPIGEKEDSHLGDFIEDQKTASPEEETAATIRREQIHELLADNLTERERGVLYLRFGMDDGTPRTLEEVGKHFGVTRERIRQIESKALKKLKKAAPSLAGM; this comes from the coding sequence TTGTCCGCTAAACTGACAAAAATCGCACAGTGGATTGAAGAATTAATGGAAACAGAAACTGTAGATGGGATTCCACATACATCTGTTATTTCACTTGTTAAAGAGAAAAATATATCGGCTAAAGATTTGGATGTTTTATATGAGGAATTACATAAACGTCAAATTACTCTTGTATTTAGCGATAATGATGAAGAATCTACGGAAGAAGTAAATTTTACTGCAGAAGAAGATAGTACAGATACTTTAGAAACTGATGTAGAAGAAAAAGATTGGCATAAAGAAAGTGTAGCTGATTTTACAGCTGTAGGAACAGGAATTACAGATCCGGTAAGGTTATATCTTCGTGAGTGTGGAGCTACTCCACTTCTTACTGCTGAGCAGGAAATGGAATTAGCAAAGATTATAGAGCAGGGAAAGAGTGTAACCGCTACATCGGAAGAATTAGAAGCGGCATCTTTTGCTAAACAAAAGATGGCAAGTGCCAACCTTAGATTGGTAGTCTCGATTGCAAAAAAATATCCGGGCAGAAATATGCCTTTTTTGGATTTAATTCAAGAAGGGAATATAGGATTGATGAAAGCAGTAGAAAAATTTGACTATACGAAAGGTTACAAATTTTCTACTTATGCAACTTGGTGGATTAGACAAGCAATTACACGTTCTATTGCAGATCAGGCGAGAACTATTCGTGTACCGGTTCATATGGTAGAAACTATTAATCGAATGAATCGTATTGCACGTAAACTTTTGCAAGAAAATGGAAGAGAAGCATCTGATGAGGAGATTGCAAAGGAAATGGGAATCGATGTGTCTAAAGTACATGAAGCAAAAAAAGCGGCCCAAGATCCTATTTCATTAGAAACACCTATTGGAGAAAAAGAGGATTCTCATTTAGGAGACTTTATTGAAGATCAAAAAACAGCATCTCCGGAAGAAGAAACTGCAGCGACAATTCGAAGGGAACAGATTCATGAATTATTAGCAGATAATCTGACAGAAAGAGAACGAGGTGTTCTTTATTTGAGATTTGGTATGGATGACGGCACTCCACGTACTTTAGAGGAAGTAGGTAAACATTTTGGTGTTACACGTGAGCGTATTCGTCAAATCGAGAGTAAGGCATTAAAAAAATTAAAAAAAGCAGCTCCTTCTTTAGCAGGGATGTAA
- a CDS encoding L,D-transpeptidase — MLHKKLFVFLFLIGNVCIGTHVTHAENYTPNLSFKQSISSVWVRNRPSYMGKTHIEIEKKVTETKPFNSNNEASGKQILINLASRQLYLYDNNRKIKTYPVAVGTYEMQTPVGYFSIEEKEKNPIWTDPEDTKHVVKSGPENPLGMRWMRIGGNYGIHGTNAPHSVGRYVSHGCIRMRESDVEELFDNVELRTPVEIYYDRIVINRDHDHTISYFIYPDGYAKQDISVADVKKALSGYGVDAFASEQSILESIQNSNAQQIYVAKAYNIFFDKKKLDKKAIQKDGVIYIPVDTISSMFKIQLEYNAETNLLTSPYGTANCIEKSGNFYIKEKDLAVLFNKTGQLTKEYTYIIRVVN; from the coding sequence ATGTTGCATAAAAAACTATTTGTATTTTTGTTCTTAATAGGAAATGTGTGTATAGGAACGCATGTAACACATGCAGAAAACTATACGCCCAATTTATCCTTTAAACAGAGTATATCTTCTGTTTGGGTTCGAAATCGCCCTTCTTATATGGGGAAGACGCATATAGAAATAGAAAAAAAAGTAACAGAAACAAAGCCATTTAATTCTAATAATGAAGCATCGGGTAAACAAATATTAATTAATTTAGCAAGTAGACAACTTTATCTTTATGATAATAACCGGAAAATAAAAACATATCCGGTTGCGGTAGGAACTTATGAAATGCAAACACCGGTAGGATATTTCTCTATTGAAGAAAAAGAAAAGAATCCAATATGGACTGATCCGGAAGATACAAAACATGTTGTGAAATCCGGGCCGGAAAACCCTTTGGGAATGAGATGGATGCGTATTGGTGGAAATTATGGTATACATGGCACTAATGCACCTCATAGTGTAGGTAGATATGTTTCTCACGGATGCATACGAATGAGAGAATCTGATGTTGAAGAATTATTTGATAACGTTGAACTACGTACGCCTGTAGAAATTTACTATGATCGAATTGTTATTAATCGAGACCATGATCATACTATATCTTATTTTATTTATCCTGATGGATATGCAAAACAAGATATATCGGTTGCGGATGTCAAAAAAGCATTAAGCGGATATGGTGTAGATGCTTTTGCCAGTGAACAGAGTATATTGGAGAGTATACAAAACTCTAATGCTCAACAAATTTATGTAGCCAAAGCTTATAATATTTTTTTTGATAAAAAGAAATTAGATAAAAAGGCTATTCAAAAAGATGGAGTTATATATATTCCGGTAGATACGATTTCATCTATGTTTAAAATTCAATTAGAATATAATGCGGAGACAAATCTATTAACCAGTCCTTATGGGACCGCTAATTGTATTGAGAAAAGTGGAAATTTTTATATTAAAGAAAAAGATTTAGCTGTACTTTTTAATAAAACGGGACAACTAACTAAAGAATACACCTATATCATTAGGGTTGTTAACTAA
- a CDS encoding Abi family protein, translating to MENKKSILKPTTLTEQLTILKKRNIIVPPQYETVLLQYGYYNLINGYKDPFIDKVKSNKLGQDYYKDGTSLQHIVELYRFDALLRQNLLYCIVTVETQIKSLISLHFSLRFGSSHWEYLTPNSFTKSPSKQYHVNKLINTLQTSISKFQNEKKHPAICHFMNTYNQVPLWVLNTIMEFGKMSNFYDDLPDDMQKTIAKEINPNLTPKKLISILYYLTSIRNKCAHNNRLYIHKMDQRASRVSMIPQLLIHQELNIPYNDKINQYQYGQDDILAAILCLSVFFDQTKMFVIDYEGIETSLRNLSKNIPNDAAVFVREITGLHENILKQLHKKYGETVKQ from the coding sequence ATGGAAAATAAAAAATCAATTCTTAAACCTACAACATTAACAGAACAATTAACTATTCTAAAAAAACGGAATATTATTGTTCCTCCTCAATACGAAACAGTACTTCTGCAATATGGATACTATAACTTAATAAATGGATATAAAGACCCATTTATAGATAAAGTTAAATCAAATAAATTAGGGCAAGATTATTATAAAGACGGTACATCATTACAACATATTGTTGAATTATATCGTTTTGATGCTCTATTAAGACAAAATCTTTTATATTGTATAGTTACAGTAGAAACTCAAATAAAATCACTTATTTCTCTTCATTTTTCTTTACGTTTTGGTTCATCACATTGGGAATATTTAACTCCTAACTCATTTACCAAATCTCCATCAAAACAATATCATGTCAATAAACTTATTAATACATTACAAACAAGTATATCTAAATTTCAAAACGAAAAGAAACATCCTGCTATATGTCATTTTATGAATACTTATAATCAAGTCCCCCTTTGGGTTTTAAACACCATTATGGAATTTGGTAAAATGAGTAACTTTTATGATGATTTACCGGATGACATGCAAAAAACTATTGCAAAAGAAATAAATCCTAATTTAACACCTAAAAAGTTAATATCTATTCTTTATTATTTAACATCCATAAGAAATAAGTGTGCTCATAATAACCGACTATATATCCACAAAATGGACCAACGCGCTTCAAGAGTATCTATGATACCCCAACTCTTAATTCATCAAGAACTAAATATTCCTTACAACGATAAGATAAACCAATATCAATATGGACAAGACGATATTTTAGCTGCTATCCTTTGCCTTTCTGTATTTTTTGACCAAACAAAAATGTTTGTAATTGATTATGAAGGAATAGAAACGTCATTACGAAATCTTAGCAAAAATATTCCTAATGATGCAGCTGTTTTTGTAAGAGAAATAACGGGACTTCATGAAAACATTTTAAAACAATTACACAAGAAATACGGTGAAACAGTTAAACAATAA
- a CDS encoding biotin transporter BioY, translating into MKVEQQVLCAVFAAVIAICAQLIIPIQPVPISLANFGILLAGGFLGRKYGTISVLIYILLGSIGLPIFAMGKSGISVLVGPTGGFIIGYITTAFITGVVTEKYMDKKYIIFVGMFMSVLTCYLCGISWFIFLTQMEVWQAMTICVFPFILGDIVKVFAAGGLIIKYRYLIIK; encoded by the coding sequence ATGAAAGTGGAACAGCAAGTTCTTTGTGCTGTATTTGCAGCAGTTATTGCTATATGTGCCCAATTGATTATACCGATTCAACCGGTGCCTATTAGTTTAGCTAATTTTGGAATTTTATTAGCTGGGGGATTTTTAGGTCGAAAATATGGAACAATAAGTGTTCTTATATACATTTTGTTAGGAAGTATTGGATTACCGATATTTGCTATGGGAAAATCGGGAATTTCCGTATTAGTTGGTCCTACCGGAGGGTTTATTATAGGATATATTACTACCGCTTTTATTACGGGTGTAGTTACAGAAAAATATATGGATAAAAAATATATTATTTTTGTAGGTATGTTTATGAGTGTGTTAACTTGTTATCTTTGCGGAATTAGCTGGTTTATATTTCTTACACAAATGGAAGTATGGCAGGCAATGACAATTTGCGTATTTCCTTTTATTTTGGGGGATATTGTTAAAGTATTTGCTGCCGGAGGATTAATAATCAAATATAGGTATTTGATTATTAAATAA
- a CDS encoding Na+/H+ antiporter NhaC family protein, whose product MAHTAWALIPPLITVVLAMVTKEVYSALIIGVFAGALLFTAFDFLGSINTMFSIITTAIGENAFLLVFLVLLGIFVSMINKSGASQAYGEWAAKAIKGKRMAMLITMLLGVIIFIDDYFNCLTVGTVMRPVTDKFHITRAKLAYVIDATAAPVCILAPVSSWAAAVASSFPEGSGVDGFSLFVHTVPLNLYAWLTLFFMLFMIWSGKDYSKMKALEEKERNELYISTEPVEEESVTKPEGNGTIIDLILPLFVLIGFCIFGMLYTGGILNGVSVGQAFSQCDSMRGLVIGAFAALLITMFWYLPRKVLGFEPLCKCYIEGFKSMTPAILLLALAWGLAGVCSSEFMDLGGYIGALVRGNTTIMTLLPTLFFLVALILSFSTGSSWGTFGILIPIVVAVVGTQDINFLTITVAAVLSGSVAGDHMSPIADTTIMASAGAQCHHIDHVSTQLPYALTVIAACVIGYLAAGFTDSEIIGIVAGFGALIIEEIYLYKFKMS is encoded by the coding sequence TTGGCACATACAGCATGGGCTCTTATTCCGCCGTTGATAACAGTTGTTTTGGCGATGGTAACTAAAGAAGTATATTCTGCATTGATTATTGGTGTATTTGCAGGAGCTCTTTTATTTACTGCGTTCGATTTTTTGGGATCAATAAATACAATGTTTTCTATTATTACTACGGCAATAGGAGAAAATGCTTTTCTTCTTGTTTTTTTAGTGCTACTTGGTATTTTTGTCTCTATGATTAATAAATCCGGGGCATCACAAGCTTATGGAGAGTGGGCAGCTAAGGCGATTAAAGGTAAGCGTATGGCTATGCTCATTACTATGTTATTGGGAGTTATTATATTCATAGATGACTACTTTAACTGTCTTACGGTAGGTACAGTTATGCGTCCGGTAACAGATAAATTTCATATTACACGTGCAAAACTGGCATATGTTATTGATGCTACAGCTGCACCTGTATGTATTTTAGCTCCGGTATCCAGCTGGGCAGCAGCAGTAGCCTCTTCTTTTCCTGAAGGCTCAGGGGTAGATGGATTTTCTCTTTTTGTTCATACAGTTCCACTTAATCTCTATGCTTGGCTTACGTTATTTTTTATGCTATTCATGATTTGGAGTGGGAAAGATTACTCTAAAATGAAAGCTTTAGAAGAAAAAGAACGGAATGAATTATATATTAGTACAGAGCCGGTTGAAGAAGAGTCTGTTACAAAACCGGAAGGGAACGGTACTATTATTGATTTAATTTTGCCATTATTTGTTCTTATCGGATTTTGTATTTTCGGTATGCTATATACCGGTGGCATATTAAATGGAGTTTCTGTTGGTCAAGCTTTTTCACAATGCGATTCTATGAGAGGTCTGGTTATTGGTGCTTTTGCTGCATTGTTGATAACAATGTTTTGGTATTTGCCTCGCAAAGTACTAGGGTTTGAACCGCTCTGTAAATGTTATATTGAAGGTTTCAAATCTATGACACCTGCTATTCTTTTATTGGCATTGGCATGGGGGTTAGCTGGTGTTTGTAGCAGTGAATTTATGGATCTTGGTGGGTATATCGGGGCTTTAGTAAGAGGGAATACCACCATTATGACATTATTACCTACATTGTTTTTCTTAGTGGCTTTAATTTTGTCTTTTTCAACAGGAAGCTCTTGGGGAACATTTGGTATATTAATTCCTATTGTTGTGGCTGTAGTAGGAACACAGGATATTAATTTTTTAACTATTACAGTAGCAGCTGTTTTATCCGGCTCTGTAGCAGGAGATCATATGTCTCCTATTGCAGATACTACAATTATGGCTTCTGCCGGAGCACAATGTCATCACATTGATCATGTTTCAACACAACTTCCTTATGCATTAACTGTTATAGCAGCTTGTGTTATCGGATACTTGGCAGCCGGATTTACTGATAGTGAAATTATTGGTATTGTAGCCGGATTTGGAGCTTTAATTATAGAAGAAATATATTTATATAAGTTTAAGATGTCCTAA
- a CDS encoding D-alanyl-D-alanine carboxypeptidase family protein, with protein sequence MYKRISHIFIIMLFFIFATTPIIANMPPTISADSAILMEEKTGMVLYEKNPDKQEYPASMTKIMTLILSLKDNHLNHIIQISPEAAHVESTILKEGEWITVEQLLYLMMLDSDNGAAIALGEYISGDIDTFSSLMNQEALQLGAMHTNFSNPNGMPNNNHYSTARDIAIIARQGLSIPHFKQIVSTKNKRIHFIHPQIYYDIENTNQLLFSYTGAIGIKTGWTNAAKGCLAAAATRKGYTLIVVVMHSDTGQSRFNEAAALLDYGFSLRE encoded by the coding sequence ATGTATAAACGTATATCTCATATTTTTATTATTATGCTTTTCTTTATTTTTGCAACCACTCCAATAATAGCTAATATGCCCCCAACAATATCTGCAGATTCGGCAATTCTCATGGAGGAAAAAACAGGAATGGTTCTCTATGAAAAAAATCCGGATAAACAAGAATATCCGGCAAGTATGACTAAAATAATGACTTTAATTCTTTCATTAAAAGATAATCATTTAAATCATATCATTCAAATCAGTCCTGAAGCAGCTCATGTAGAATCTACTATACTAAAAGAAGGAGAATGGATAACGGTAGAACAATTACTGTATTTAATGATGCTGGACTCCGACAATGGAGCAGCTATCGCTTTAGGCGAGTATATCAGTGGAGATATAGACACCTTCTCTTCTCTAATGAACCAAGAAGCTCTTCAACTGGGCGCTATGCATACAAATTTCAGTAACCCGAATGGAATGCCCAATAATAATCATTATTCTACGGCTAGAGATATAGCAATTATTGCCAGACAAGGTCTTTCCATACCACATTTTAAACAAATTGTAAGTACGAAAAATAAAAGAATACATTTTATACATCCGCAAATTTATTATGATATAGAAAATACTAATCAACTTTTATTTTCTTACACAGGTGCTATAGGCATAAAAACAGGATGGACTAATGCAGCAAAAGGATGTTTAGCCGCAGCTGCTACACGTAAAGGATATACATTAATTGTTGTAGTCATGCACTCAGATACCGGACAAAGCCGTTTTAATGAAGCTGCCGCTCTACTTGATTACGGTTTTTCTTTAAGAGAATAA